The genomic DNA CGCTCATAGATCCTCGGAAGCATTCCGGGCTCTAGGCTCGTCTAATATCCGATCAATCAATCTTCCGTCTTTGTTATCTATTATTACCCTGGGAACCATGACCTTAAAACATTTTTTAGTTTATCGAACGTTGGATCTTGACATCTTTGTAGACCAACTTTTTCCGCTAATTCTCGATATATCGCGGAAGATCGTTGGACACGAACTTCACGCAATGCCTCAATAAGGCATTCTTTGGGACGAAGAGGCTTTGTGTCGCCATCAGGCCAAAATCCTTTGTTTAATAGCCATGTGCGAAGGCGTTGACCGCGTCCGGTCCACCCTAAGGCAACATCTACTTGCGGGGAGTGACTCCATATCCAAATCTCGAGTTCCGGTTCAATAACAAGCACACATACTCGATTTTGCCAGCCTTTTTGGCGAAGTTTATCTTCCAAGTCATCAGCTATTTCACCGGCAGGGCGGGCCTCTTGACCAGAACCTTCATGATCAAAAATAACCATCGCATAGGCAGCTCTGTTAAAATATGGCTGAAGTATGTGCTGAGCTTCATGAAAACATCCTGGATCACGGCGTGGATGAACCAATATTTCATAGTGAATAGGACGAATTCCGAGGCTTTTGCTTCTTTTTGATAACAGGCCATCAATTGCCTCGCGATCATCCTTACCCGGAACCAATACGACGAGATCTAGTGGATATCCTTCACTCATCCAAGAACCCCTGTTGCAAAGAGGGTTCCAAGGTCTGTGCCTCTTTGCCAGTCTTTCAAGTTTGGATGATCTGAACCCCGCACAATATCGGTGGCACCGTCTTCAGTTCGGGCGAAACATAATACTTGTTCAGGTTCCGCCAGAGATAAAATGACTGGAGAGTGACTAGCACACAGAATCTGTGCCTCATAAGCGGAAGAAAAGGCTTGAAAAACTGTTTCCACCGCTTGAGGGTGGATGCCATTTTCTGGTTCCTCAATCAAGTAAATATACGGATAATCGAGATACGCCAGAAGAGTAAGAGCTAATAACCGAAGCGTTCCATCCGAAAGAACCCAAGAGGGAACCTTCAAGCCATTTTCGTATACGATTTGCAAATAACGATGTCGGTCTTCAGGCCGTTCTATAGTCTCAATTGCTTTAATGTCTGGAAGCGCTGTGCGGATATGTGAAACCCATCGTTTAAAGTTGTCAGGATTATTACTCTGAAAATGCTCGACAGCCCATGGAAGGTTAGATCCATCAGGCCTAAAGGTCTTTGGTTGGCCCGGAGGGCTCGGTTTCCGCATCGTCAGGCTATTGAGAACCAAACTCTGTATTCCGTCAATGAGTACACGTTTGAACCAAGTTGAAACAGGAAATTTTGTTTCATCTTCAGGCAGATTTGCGAGAGCAGATTTGCGAGGACCAAGTTTAAACGCATGATCCCAACCCTTTCCAGTCTCATCATAGAAATTGTCATTTCCTCCAGATACTTTGTTGACAACGGTCTTAACTCCTCTCTTCGGAACAGAGGTTAAGATAGTTTCAGGAGGAGATGGCGGGAAAGGGAAAAGAGATTTTTGAATAGAAGGCTCTTCAGAACGAGGCAGGAAAAGTACCCGTTCGGCTCGAATAGAATTTTCTCGATTAATAGAATCGATTTCGAGTGAGATTTCATACCTACATGTGTTAAATTCTCCTTTTATCACATTTTGAAAACGTTTCGGTATTTCAACTTCTACTGCCAGATCAAAGTGGTCTCCTTTCTTTTTCCAGAACAGGTCGGTGAGATTATCAGACCGTTCCCTAATCGCTACATCAAGATCTTTGGAAACGACATCACCAAGGAAGCGAACCACATCCAGAAACGTTGACTTGCCGCTGGCATTGGGACCAACAAGGATTTCAAAAGCATTAATTTTTGTTCTGACATAACGGAGGCAACGGTAGCCTTTGGCCTCTATCAATCGAATCATACAATCTCCTCCTATAAACGATAGACCACCTAAATCGCCTCGGCTAGTATCTCGTAAAACCGCACAGTCATAATCTCACGCCTTAAGTGGTCGAGCTTTGCTGCCGGATCGTGACTGGGCACCGTTATCCTCTTCTTTTTCATTTGAACAGTTACGTTATTGCTAGACATGAAGAATTTCCTCTTCGGTAATCGGCAAATCGGTACTCGCCTTGGCTGTGATCCAACTCAACATATTTAAATGACGTACCGTCATGGCCACTTCCTTTTCTTCCAACGGAGGACGGCGCTTCTGCTTCCATTTCATAACCGTATTGAGCACGTCCTTTTCTGTAGGAGGGGCTTCAGTGCTATCCTTCCATTCCTGTGCTGCGAAATGAACCGTGGCAGCCACTTCGGCCTGTTTGGTCCTCATTCGCATAAAAAGGTCGGCCACCTTTTCGATAATGGACTCCCATTGCTGAAGCTGGTCAGCATAGGCCCGCTTGGCATCATTGAATGTTTGCCCTACACGGACAGCGAACATTCGGCCTAACCGTTCCTCGCGAATCAGCCCATTATTAACCAGGACTGTAATTCGTTCCTTCAAGGCCGGCGCATAGGGCCCGTAACTGCCGCGTTGATATTTCAAACCCGTCGGAATTCCGGACTCTGTCGCAAAGTAAGCGATCTTTTGAAAGGTGGTACGCCCAACGGGCCAGTGAAAAGGTTCATCTTCTATTCTTCTAAGAATCTCCACAACCGCGACCCATGCCGGGCTGATCCGTTGGGGAGCCGGTCTTGCAACTGCCGCATCCTGTACTCTGTCCAGAAAAGACACCTGCAGTTCTTCATGGGGCGTACCGAAGGGCGCGAAAAGTTCCACGGGGATGTCCAATGTTTTAAGATGCCTGTACAGGGTCGGCCCAACCACGCGCCACTCAAGCTGACCATGACCACATCCGAGAGGCGGGACAGCCAGGGATGTGATGCCCCATTCCTTGTAGTGTTCTCGGAGGTAGCGCAAGCCTTCCTCAATGTCCTGGATACGCGAAACAGACCGCCAATGGTCTTTCGTCGGGAAGTTGAGAATCCAAGGCGGGAACATGCGTTTGAACAGATAGGGCCTCCCCAAACGGACCTGTTTGGCGTCACAGCGCTTCACATAATCCTCGAACATGTCAGGGAAGCGTTTTTTGAACTCAAGCGCAATCCCTTTGCCCATGACTCCGACGCAGTTTACCGTGTTGACCAGCGTCTGCACCTTGGATTCAAACATGTCACCCATAATCACATTCACCATGGATCTTCCCCCATCTGAAAAAGAGATGGCTGTTTATCACAACCGGAAATTTTGTGCCTAATGCTTGAAACGAGGCCATCGCATCTTGGCACGAGACATATGCCCCTGTAATGTAACCCGGTTTCACTTTGTCGGGCACAAGCACCTCGGCACACTTGGCAGCTTTCTTTCTCCACTCGGTAATCTGGTCTCCATCTGTCCAGTACTCTGCAAAGGTCCACTCTTGATTCACGATGCTGAGTCCACCGGGGGCAGCCTTGAAAATCGCGTAATCACTTGAAGCATTTCTGTCGGAAATTACAACACCTTGGAGATCGAGAACGTTTGGGCTGACCATAAGTACGCAAATTTCCTGATGTTGTGCTTGGCATTTGTACATCATAGGGTTTCTCGCACAAATATAGAGATTCGCATAGTCATGTAGCTTTTTCCCTCCTGGTACGGTAACCCTTGCCCTTCGATCCTGAATCGTGTTCATGGCCACGGATTCATGTGGCACATGCTTTGCCCGATTATGGGACAAAATACCCAACTTGATGATTGAAGGCACGTTGACTATGGGAGTAATGTAGTGCAGTTCTGTTAATTCATGACGCTCCATCCGTTTAACCCATTTCCATAGGCCAGGGGTCACATCTTGCTTATCATATCGTCATAGAAAGAGGTCTGTCCTATAGGAAGAAACCAAGACCAGTTTAATCCGCCTGAAATTTTAACCCGCTTATGGTAAAAGTGGGGAAAAACCTTGGTTATTGACAATCATGACCTCTGTTTTATTCCCAGCCACTTTCCCAGTTCACTGCTTGGCGCCGCAACCGCCCAGTAGCCCGAAGTCGCGAAGACGGCTCGCAGGCCGCACCACGATGGGAAGCCCTCGAATCCCCCTCCCAACCGCATCATAAACCAGATCTGCCGCTGCCAGGAGCTGCTACATGCTGCACCAGTCGTTCCGTGCCGACACGGATATCAAGGAGATCATCCAGCTGACGGCTCACGTCCCGATGCATACGAAAAAGGCAGACAGGACGTGGGACCTTTGCGGGCCTCAGGTTGTACTGTTGTACGATCAGTTTGTAGGTGTCAATCTTGATATTGTAACGTATTCACGCCCCGTTCACAATCTGAAGCGTCCACACTCATTCGGATTGATTTTAAAGGGCTTGTGTCCTTCCCCCAAAACGTGGACACACTGCAGATAGGAGGTGTGTCGAATGGCTAAAAAATACGATAGGGAGTTTAAAATTGAAGCCGTACGGCTTGCAACTTAAAAAAGCCGTGGCCATCTTCTCGTTTGAATACATAGAGGTTTTTTATAATCGCCAGCGGAGACATTCCACACTCGGTTACCTTTCCCCGGCCGAATATGAACAGACTATGAAGTCGGCAGTTTGCTTTTAGCAACTGTCCACTTTTTTGGGGAAAATCCAGCCTCCGCCTTGTCGCGTAAGAGTGCAGGCAAGAAAGTCACACAAACCTATCCGGCACGTTCTTCCCAAATAGGTGTGGGATTTCCGTTTTCCTTGCACCAGTCGATGATGTTCAGCGTGCCGGTACCCCAACAGTGCAAAGATGTCACTCTCTACTTCTCTTCCTTTTTTAGGCCGTCCAGGGCCTCCTGAAACACCCGGTTGGAAACCTCGACGAATTTGTTCAGGGGCAGGAGTTGGCGGCTTACCACCCGTAACGTTTCGGGATCCATCCGCCCCGCTCCCGCCAGCTGCCGCCCGGCCTCCCTGGCCGCATCGAGGATGTCTCCCACGGGCCGTCCCAGCTCAAGCATCCCCTTGAAGGTGCCCCCCGTGGGGCGGAGCAGGGCCCCGGCGAAGTCCCGGCCGATGGTCCGGCAAAAGGCCTTCATGTGGAGGAGAAGGGGATCGAAATTGTCCTCTTCCCAGAAACCGCATGAGGAGACCAACACGACCTTGCCCCCCTTTGTCCCTTCCCGCCGTGGATGAGAGCAATGTCCTTTCCGTAACTCCACAAAGGGCAGGACCAGGGGCACCATCCGGTCCATGAGGTTCTTCATGGGACCGCTTACCCCGTCGAAATACACCGGCGTGGCAAAGGCCCAGAGATCACTTTCCCTGAGAAGCGGATAGAGATCCTGCATGTCGTCCTTGTGAATGCAGATCCCCGGTTTCTTGAACCAGCAATGAAGATCGCCCGCGCACGGACGGATCTTCATTCTGCTTAGATAAAATCGGGTCACTTCGGCCCCTTCCTCCTCCAGGCCTTCGAGAAAGGGGTTGAAAATCAGGGCGGTGTTCCCGCCATCCATGTTCG from Deltaproteobacteria bacterium includes the following:
- a CDS encoding AAA family ATPase, whose product is MIRLIEAKGYRCLRYVRTKINAFEILVGPNASGKSTFLDVVRFLGDVVSKDLDVAIRERSDNLTDLFWKKKGDHFDLAVEVEIPKRFQNVIKGEFNTCRYEISLEIDSINRENSIRAERVLFLPRSEEPSIQKSLFPFPPSPPETILTSVPKRGVKTVVNKVSGGNDNFYDETGKGWDHAFKLGPRKSALANLPEDETKFPVSTWFKRVLIDGIQSLVLNSLTMRKPSPPGQPKTFRPDGSNLPWAVEHFQSNNPDNFKRWVSHIRTALPDIKAIETIERPEDRHRYLQIVYENGLKVPSWVLSDGTLRLLALTLLAYLDYPYIYLIEEPENGIHPQAVETVFQAFSSAYEAQILCASHSPVILSLAEPEQVLCFARTEDGATDIVRGSDHPNLKDWQRGTDLGTLFATGVLG
- a CDS encoding macro domain-containing protein, giving the protein MVNVIMGDMFESKVQTLVNTVNCVGVMGKGIALEFKKRFPDMFEDYVKRCDAKQVRLGRPYLFKRMFPPWILNFPTKDHWRSVSRIQDIEEGLRYLREHYKEWGITSLAVPPLGCGHGQLEWRVVGPTLYRHLKTLDIPVELFAPFGTPHEELQVSFLDRVQDAAVARPAPQRISPAWVAVVEILRRIEDEPFHWPVGRTTFQKIAYFATESGIPTGLKYQRGSYGPYAPALKERITVLVNNGLIREERLGRMFAVRVGQTFNDAKRAYADQLQQWESIIEKVADLFMRMRTKQAEVAATVHFAAQEWKDSTEAPPTEKDVLNTVMKWKQKRRPPLEEKEVAMTVRHLNMLSWITAKASTDLPITEEEILHV
- a CDS encoding DUF4433 domain-containing protein, whose translation is MERHELTELHYITPIVNVPSIIKLGILSHNRAKHVPHESVAMNTIQDRRARVTVPGGKKLHDYANLYICARNPMMYKCQAQHQEICVLMVSPNVLDLQGVVISDRNASSDYAIFKAAPGGLSIVNQEWTFAEYWTDGDQITEWRKKAAKCAEVLVPDKVKPGYITGAYVSCQDAMASFQALGTKFPVVINSHLFFRWGKIHGECDYG
- a CDS encoding flavodoxin family protein, whose product is MKVLAFNCSPNMDGGNTALIFNPFLEGLEEEGAEVTRFYLSRMKIRPCAGDLHCWFKKPGICIHKDDMQDLYPLLRESDLWAFATPVYFDGVSGPMKNLMDRMVPLVLPFVELRKGHCSHPRREGTKGGKVVLVSSCGFWEEDNFDPLLLHMKAFCRTIGRDFAGALLRPTGGTFKGMLELGRPVGDILDAAREAGRQLAGAGRMDPETLRVVSRQLLPLNKFVEVSNRVFQEALDGLKKEEK